AGCTCCACTTTCAGCCAACCGGGCAGCTTCCAAAGCGGCGAAGCCACAACCAAGGGCTGCGCTGCGGCAATCCAGCACGTGGATTGGAGCGTCCACTAGTTTGCTGGCCACCTCAGCAGTTTGGTACACTGCGCTTAATTCGCTTGCTAGGTGGATTGAAACCACTTCCTCCGCTTGTTGCAAGGCTTGTGTATAGACGCGGAGAAAATCCCCTACCGACGGTGTAGCTGTCTTGGGCAGGTTGCCATTACTGCTCAGGCGTAAGTACCGATATACGTCAGTAGGCATGATGTCTACACCGTCATGATACTCGCGTCCATCCAGGTATATCAGAACCGGCACGATAAAGATACGATATTTCTCGACGAGTTCACGGGGCAGATTAGCTGCTGAATCAGTAACAATCGCTATTTTGCGCATTTGGCACCTCACCATGAAGTTCTATCCATTGATTCTGAGTGAGTGACAACCATGAGCGTAACAATGTTTCTACCCCAAGTGTAACACAGCAAGGTAAATAGAACAGCAAATAGTGGCTAAAAAGTGGTTAAAAACTAAAGGAACAAATTGGAAAAAGCGTTGTATAGCTAGCACGATTTTCCTTTTTGGTCATCATGTGTGGTATAATAATCTATACTATGTGGCTACAAGACAATATTCCAGTACGGGTTACTCTTTGTGGACTGATAAAAACATGCGTGACCCAAATAAGCAACACAAAGGATACTCCATGTCCCTAAGCATTCTTGGGGCATTAACCGCACTGCTGACCAGTAGCGTTTTGTTAGCAGTGGTCTTTCCTGTGATTGCAGAAGGTTGGGCGACGCGCCCGCCGTTTCCACCGACCTCTAGCTTAAATCCGCTCACGGCCTTTGGGTTGACTTACTATGAAGTGGCTTTCCAGGCAGCCGATGGATTGACTTTGCGCGGTTGGTTGACCCCCGCCAAGTCGCGCGATGCGCCGGCAATCATATATGCTCATGGGGCAGGGCAGGATCAACGATCGGGGCTTTCACTTGTACCGGCTCTGCATCAGGCAGGTTATACGGTGTTGCTGTTTAGCTACCGCGGCCATGGTCATAGCGACAGTGATGGATGTGGCATCACGTACGGCTATCGGGAAAGCCAGGATATAGACAGCGCGGCGCGTTTCCTGCGTCAGACAAAACAAGTATGTCAGATTGGAGTGATTGGATACTCGATTGGTGCGAGCAGTGCGCTGTTGAGTGCAGCCCGCAATTTTGACATCCAGGCTGTAGTTGCGGTGGCGCCATTTGCCAGCCCCTTGGACGTGTGGGCAGCCAATCGGCCGTCGTTTCTGCCCCACTTTGTGCTGGATTGGATACGCAGAGTAGTGGAATGGCACAAGGACATCTCCTTGGCTGCGATAGACCTGACGCAGCTCATCTCCCATATCGCGCCACGTCCGCTCTTGTTGGTTCATGGCAGCAGCGATGAACGCATTCCACTTGCGCAAGTAAAGCGGTTATTTGCCGCCGCTGGTCAGCCCAAGACCTTGTGGCTTATCGAGGGCGAAACACACGGCTCCATTCGTTCTCACGGCTTGGAGGCGAACATCGCGGAGATCATCCACTTCTTCGATGAGGCATTCTCTCTAGAGAGTGTTCGAGGTGGGTGATGCCAGTCTCCAAACGATGCCGTTAGGTGCTGCAAATGTTAGGGAGGTAGGTTACGGAGAACTTTCGCCCTAGCGCTGAGGAGCACGAAAGCTATAACCAAAGCCGTATTCGGTGCGAATGTACTGAGGATGCTGGGGATCAAGCTCGATCTTGTTGCGCAATCGACTGATGTAGACTTTCAGATAATTGATTTCATCGGTATATTCATGACCCCAGACGCGGGCTAGCAGCGCCTCGTGGCTGAGGGGCCGGCCAGCATTGCGAACCAGGTGATATAGTAGCCGGTATTCCGTATTGGTTAATTCCACTGGTTTGCCCCTTACTGTCAATTGCCTTGTATCGAAATCTAAGTGTACATCGCCGCACACAAAGGGTTCCTCATGCGTTAATGGCAATCCTTCTGCCCGGCGCAGGACGGCACGGGCACGAGCCACCAGTTCCAGGGCGCCAAAGGGTTTCGCTACGTAATCATCAGCCCCTAGCTCCAAAGCAGTGACTTTGCTCACCTCATCATCGCGTACCGTTAACATAATCACTGGCACATTGGAGAAACGGCGGATTTCTTTGAGCACAGTGAAGCCGTCCATGTCA
The nucleotide sequence above comes from Chloroflexota bacterium. Encoded proteins:
- a CDS encoding alpha/beta fold hydrolase; protein product: MSLSILGALTALLTSSVLLAVVFPVIAEGWATRPPFPPTSSLNPLTAFGLTYYEVAFQAADGLTLRGWLTPAKSRDAPAIIYAHGAGQDQRSGLSLVPALHQAGYTVLLFSYRGHGHSDSDGCGITYGYRESQDIDSAARFLRQTKQVCQIGVIGYSIGASSALLSAARNFDIQAVVAVAPFASPLDVWAANRPSFLPHFVLDWIRRVVEWHKDISLAAIDLTQLISHIAPRPLLLVHGSSDERIPLAQVKRLFAAAGQPKTLWLIEGETHGSIRSHGLEANIAEIIHFFDEAFSLESVRGG
- a CDS encoding response regulator transcription factor translates to MKLLIVDEEPGVVQVVRATFRAQEPGWEILNASGGEEALDLIEHEKPNLVLLDVGLPDMDGFTVLKEIRRFSNVPVIMLTVRDDEVSKVTALELGADDYVAKPFGALELVARARAVLRRAEGLPLTHEEPFVCGDVHLDFDTRQLTVRGKPVELTNTEYRLLYHLVRNAGRPLSHEALLARVWGHEYTDEINYLKVYISRLRNKIELDPQHPQYIRTEYGFGYSFRAPQR